In a single window of the Rhodamnia argentea isolate NSW1041297 chromosome 2, ASM2092103v1, whole genome shotgun sequence genome:
- the LOC115737395 gene encoding probable membrane-associated kinase regulator 1, translating into MASACVNTPGISPDSFPPAYGWLSPRTSFSRDFPDGDPSPKPIASPPRPAADPPGVPEPSAPGDFEFCLKDPVAMLPADELFSDGKIVPLQHSAAKPSLEAPSAASLQSPENNSERSRRMKMNSSRWKELLCLKKLYQNQNPKRADSTQKNTQSSSKSVMHFLHRSSKSTSDASNLSLPLLRESSDGESVSISSRHSLSSSSSSNHELEDLHRLSLDSDKPNPNLLHKNGNTVAAMNVPRMRLVKPRPDNPKASTDHHPPAGRAERSPMRRSTEEPSGGLTNRGVTVDSPRLNASGKVVFHSLERSSSSPSSYGGPRFKYRGVERSYSAGVRVSPVLNVPISSIKAGSVFGLGQLFSSSSSSSSSSSYSQQKREGNNGKGSSGGRNQQSNSKNRSERSQ; encoded by the coding sequence ATGGCGTCAGCTTGCGTTAACACCCCCGGGATTTCGCCGGACTCCTTCCCCCCGGCGTACGGATGGCTCAGCCCCCGCACCTCTTTCAGCCGCGACTTCCCCGACGGCGACCCCTCGCCCAAGCCTATCGCCTCGCCCCCTCGTCCCGCGGCGGATCCGCCGGGGGTCCCCGAGCCTTCCGCCCCCGGAGACTTCGAGTTCTGCCTCAAAGATCCCGTCGCTATGCTCCCGGCCGACGAGCTCTTCTCCGACGGGAAAATCGTCCCGCTCCAGCACTCCGCCGCGAAGCCGTCGCTGGAAGCGCCCTCTGCGGCGAGCCTCCAGTCGCCGGAGAACAACTCCGAGCGCAGCcggaggatgaagatgaactCCAGCCGCTGGAAGGAGCTCCTCTGCCTCAAGAAGCTGTACCAGAATCAGAACCCTAAGCGCGCTGATTCGACTCAGAAGAACACCCAATCTTCTTCCAAATCGGTGATGCATTTTCTCCACCGAAGCTCCAAATCTACCTCCGATGCCTCAAATCTGAGCCTCCCGCTGCTCAGAGAATCCTCCGACGGCGAGTCCGTCTCGATCTCTTCGCGTCACTCGCTGTCCTCTTCGTCTTCCTCCAATCACGAGCTCGAGGACCTCCACCGCCTCTCGCTGGATTCCGACAAGCCTAACCCTAACTTACTCCACAAGAACGGGAATACCGTGGCAGCGATGAATGTCCCCAGGATGAGACTCGTGAAGCCGAGACCGGACAATCCAAAGGCGTCGACGGATCACCATCCGCCGGCGGGCAGGGCGGAGAGGAGCCCGATGCGGAGATCCACGGAAGAGCCATCGGGTGGCTTGACGAACAGAGGAGTGACGGTGGACAGCCCGAGGCTGAACGCGTCGGGTAAGGTGGTGTTTCACAGTCTGGAGAGGAGCTCGAGCAGCCCGAGCAGCTACGGTGGGCCGAGATTCAAGTACAGAGGGGTGGAGAGATCGTATTCGGCGGGTGTTAGGGTCAGTCCGGTCCTCAATGTCCCAATCAGCTCGATTAAGGCGGGCTCTGTGTTCGGGTTGGGTCAGTTGTTttcatcctcatcctcctcgtcttcttcgtcaTCTTATTCGCAGCAGAAGAGAGAGGGCAACAATGGGAAAGGATCTTCGGGTGGAAGAAACCAGCAGAGTAACAGCAAGAATCGGAGCGAACGGAGTCAGTGA
- the LOC115737399 gene encoding photosystem II 10 kDa polypeptide, chloroplastic: protein MAASVMASVSLKPAPFTAARSSGARGLPSLARTSSSFRVQASGGKKIKTDKPYGTGGGMDLRDGLDASGRKPKGKGVYQFVDKYGANVDGYSPIYSPEEWSPSGDVYVGGTTGLAIWAVTLLGILAGGALLVYNTSALAQ, encoded by the exons ATGGCGGCTTCAGTGATGGCATCAGTGAGCCTGAAACCAGCTCCATTCACGGCGGCGAGGTCGTCGGGAGCGAGAGGGCTTCCTTCTCTTGCCAGGACCTCCTCTTCCTTCAGAGTCCAGGCCAGCGGCGGCAAGAAGATCAAGACCGACAAGCCTTATG GAACCGGTGGAGGAATGGACCTGAGAGATGGGTTGGATGCTTCTGGGAGGAAGCCTAAG GGAAAGGGTGTTTACCAATTCGTTGACAAGTACGGTGCCAATGTCGATGGATACAG TCCGATCTACTCACCCGAGGAGTGGTCTCCATCTGGTGATGTCTATGTTGGTG GGACTACTGGATTGGCCATATGGGCTGTGACCCTGCTTGGGATTCTTGCGGGAGGAGCACTTCTCGTGTACAACACCAGTGCTTTGGCTCAGTAG